A DNA window from Sulfitobacter sp. BSw21498 contains the following coding sequences:
- a CDS encoding sarcosine oxidase subunit gamma: MSEAVSALKAAAFTGGIAEVSLMDPIGMISVRGDLTAGYMKKTLKKAVGLGVPDTRSVQMNGDRGIAWMSPDELLLICPYDQVSDMIDTLTKGLGSNHTLAVNVSDARAVFRISGADSRDVLAKLAPVDLSPAAFTPGMIRRTRLAQVPAAFWIEEGDSFRLVCFRSVAQYVYDLLKIAAQPGSAPAFYSAKP, translated from the coding sequence ATGTCTGAGGCGGTAAGCGCATTGAAAGCGGCAGCATTCACCGGTGGCATCGCCGAAGTGTCCTTGATGGATCCCATTGGCATGATCTCTGTGCGTGGGGATTTGACGGCGGGCTATATGAAGAAGACGCTGAAAAAGGCCGTCGGACTGGGCGTGCCCGACACTCGTAGCGTCCAGATGAATGGTGACCGCGGTATCGCGTGGATGTCACCGGACGAGCTGCTGTTGATCTGCCCCTATGATCAGGTCAGCGATATGATCGACACGCTGACCAAGGGCCTTGGCAGCAATCACACGCTGGCGGTCAATGTATCCGATGCGCGCGCGGTCTTTCGCATCAGCGGGGCGGACAGCCGCGACGTGCTGGCCAAGCTCGCCCCCGTGGACCTGTCGCCGGCCGCCTTTACCCCCGGCATGATCCGCCGCACGCGGCTCGCGCAAGTACCTGCGGCGTTCTGGATCGAAGAGGGCGACAGCTTCCGTCTTGTCTGCTTCCGGTCGGTCGCACAGTACGTGTATGATCTGCTTAAAATCGCGGCGCAGCCCGGTTCGGCCCCTGCATTTTATAGCGCCAAGCCATAA